GGCCAAGGTGCTGTTCAAGGCGCTGCGCGAGGCGACCGGCCTGCCGATCCATTTCCATACGCATGACACGTCGGGCATTGCGGCCGCAACCGTGCTCGCGGCGATCGATGCCGGCGTCGATGCGGTCGATGCGGCGATGGATGCGCTGTCGGGCAATACCTCGCAGCCCTGCCTTGGCTCGATCGTCGAAGCCCTTAAAGGCTCCGAGCGCGATCCCGGCCTCGATCCCGAATGGATCCGCCGCATCTCCTTCTACTGGGAAGCCGTGCGCCACCAGTACGCCGCCTTCGAAAGCGATCTCAAGGGGCCGGCCTCGGAAGTCTATCTGCACGAAATGCCCGGCGGTCAGTTCACCAATCTCAAGGAACAGGCCCGTTCGCTGGGCCTGGAAACCCGCTGGCACCAGGTGGCGCAGGCCTATGCCGACGCCAACCAGATGTTTGGCGATATCGTCAAGGTGACGCCGTCCTCCAAGGTTGTCGGCGATATGGCGCTGATGATGGTGAGCCAGGATCTGACGGTTGCCGATGTCGAAAACCCGGCCAAGGATATCGCCTTCCCGGATTCGGTCGTTTCCATGCTGAAGGGTGATCTCGGCCAGCCGCCGTTCGGATGGCCGGAGGCGCTGCAGAAGAAGGCGCTGAAGGGTGACAAGCCCTATGTCGTTCGCCCGGGCTCGCTGCTGGCTGAGGCCGATCTCGATGCGGAGCGTAAGGTCATCGAGACCAAGCTGGAGCGCAAGGTCGATGATTTCGAATTCGCCTCCTACCTGATGTATCCGAAGGTCTTCACCGACTATGCGCTGGCAGCCGACACCTATGGTCCGGTCTCGGTGCTGCCGACGCCGGCCTATTTCTACGGCCTGAAGGAAGGCGACGAGCTCTTTGCCGAAATCGAGAGGGGCAAGACGCTCGTCATCGTCAACCAGGCGATGACGGCGACCGATGAGAAGGGCATGGTAACGGTGTTCTTCGAGCTCAACGGCCAGCCGCGCCGCATCAAGGTGCCGGATCGCGCCCATGGCGCGTCTGGCAGTGCTATCCGCCGCAAGGCCGAGACCGGCAATGCCGCGCATGTCGGCGCACCGATGCCAGGCGTCATCTCCACGGTCTTCGTTTCGCCCGGCCAGGCGATCAAGGCCGGCGATGTGCTCGTTTCCATCGAAGCCATGAAGATGGAGACGGCGCTGCACGCCGAAAAGGACGGCACGATCTCCGAGGTGCTGGTGCGCGCCGGCGACCAGATCGATGCCAAGGATCTACTGATCCTTTTTGCGTGATGAACTAGAAAATTGCCAAGGAGGCATGAATGTCTGGCAAACATACGAATTTGGACGACATCGAACGAAAGGCCACTGCCCCCGGATTTGGCGATATCTTCAGGCAAAAGCGTGTGTCGGTCGGCTACGGGATGGATGAGGTCGCGATCATCACCGGGCTGACGACAACGGAGATCCGTGCGGTGGAATGTGGCGGCGACGTGAGCCCGCGAATTATGGCCCGCCTCAAAAGAGTGTTGAATCTATCATAGTTGGTCCCACGCTTTGTCACTTGATGCGCAAAAATGCGCTTGCGAGCAGGTGGTGCAAAAGACCCGCTGGTTGTCAAGAGAGCTGATAGCGGTTCCGCCGGCGCTACTTGTTCGTCGGACACACATGGGAATCGTAATTGCGCCCTCCGCGTTACGGCTACTCGCATAAGTCAGAAATATGAAGATTGACGCTTATTTACGTTCGGAGGTCATGAGGGCCCTTGGTTGATCCCCTACTTTTCTTTGCCGGCATTTTGGCCGGAGGTATGAACGCCTTGGCAGGCGGAGGGTCCTTCGTCTCTCTGCCTGCCCTGATGGCCGTGGGAGTCCCGTCGGTTGCCGCAAATGCGACCAGCACATTCGCTCTATTTCCGGGAGGGTTGGCGAGCTGTTGGGTCTATAGATACGGTCTGGGAGATATCTGCGGCGTACCCCTTCGGCCGATTGCAATCGCGACATTTTTCGGAGGGTTGGCAGGGAGCGTCCTCCTCCTCTGGACACCCTCGTCGGTCTTTGAAGGAATCTTGCCCTGGCTGTTGCTTATCGCAACCATCATGCTCGCGATTGGACGAAGGATTGGGCCTGCATTGCGAAAGCGATTGCGAGTGAACCTCACCACGATCGTCGGGCTGCAATTTCTGCTGGGAATTTACGGCGGCTATTTCGGCGGCGCTGTCGGTTTGATGATGATGGCGGCATGGAGCATTTTGGACGACGCGGACATGAAGGCCCTGAATCCGCCAAAGACGCTTATGGTCAGTGCAGCCAACGGAATTGCGGTCGTGGTGTTTGTCTTTGCGGGTGCAATTAGTTGGCGAGAGTGCGTGCCGTTGTTGCTCGGAGCCGCTGCCGGTGGATGGATTGGCGCCCAAATCGGACGCCGGCTGCCTGCGGCAGCGATCCGCTTGGGGACAATCCTGCTTGCGATACTGACGACCGCAATTTTCTTCCTACGGGCATATGGTTGAATATGTCATCCTAACGGGCGTGGACGCCGTTTATGGTAGCCCACCCAAAGCGGCCTATGGTCATCATGCCCAGTCCCTTCGGAAGTCTCTGTCTATCTCGATCGTCGGCTTGTCGGATGCTAGGGTGAACATCGATAACGCGCCATGGGCGGTCTTGACCGGAATGGTGATGCCGGATCGAATTCTGAAATCTGCCGCGTCTGCATAGAATGCCCGTTCTGGCGTGGAGAGGCGCGCCCCTTCCTTTTCCCCTGTTCAATTGAAAATACGCTTTATAGATTTCGCGCGATTAACGACCGGATCGAGGTCCGTGTAGTTTCGCTCAAAGCGTACCGCCTGCCATTCTGGATCGTGGTTGGAGACTGCCAGCGTATGCCCATGTTGCAGGTTGAGATAAGCATAGCCGGCGAATCCAACCTGTTCGGCCAAATCGACAAGCGCGTCCTTCAGGATCTGTGAGTTCATGCCGAACCAATCCAATTAGTCGGCTAAATAACAGATAATCGGATTTATGGAACCATCCTGACGATCCAGTGAAAGTTAGATCTCATTTCTGAGAGAAATTGGTACACCGCTTTTGCGATGTTTATCCCTGCTGCTCAGCGCATCGACAACCAGCCAAGCCACCATCATGGCACAAGCCTAGGCGTCAAGAATGGCAACCGCACGCGTCCAGCCCGCGGATGCACCTTCGATCTTCACAGGAAAACAGGAAACCAGAAATCCCTTATCGGGCAACTGGTCGAGATTGGCCAATTTCTCAAGATGGCAATAGCCGATCTCGCGGCTCGCCTTGTGCCCTTCCCAGATGATCGTCGGATCCTGACTTTCGGCATAACGTTTGGCAGTGTGAATGAAAGGCGCATCCCAGCTCCAGGCGTCGGTGCCGGTAACGCGGATTCCCCGTTCCAGCAAATAAAGCGTCGCCTCCCGCCCTATGCCACAGCCCATTGCGACGTAGCCGGGTTCGCCATAGGCGGCACCGGCGGCAGTGTTCACCAGTACGATTTCGAGCGGGCTCAATTGATGCCCTATGCGTTTCAGCTCTGCCTCGACGTCGCTTGAAGTTACCACGTAGCCATCAGGGAAGTGGCGGAAGTCGAGCTTTATACCCGGCTGAAGACACCATTCGAGCGGCACTTCGTCTATGGCGATCGCTTTCGAGCCACCATCCATTGTCGAATGAAAGTGCCATGGAGCATCGAGGTGCGTGCCGTTATGCGTCGTCAAGGTGACCTCCTCGATTGCCCATTCCTGTCCGTCAGGCAGATCAGAAGATTGAAGGCCCGGAAAGAACATCCGAACATCCTCGGCACCTTGGCTATGGTCACGGTATCGGATCAACGGCTTCATGACCGGCGGGTCCGCCAATGTGTGATTGTCGATAGCGACCGAAATATCGATAAGCCTTCTGACCATATTCAGTTTGTCAATTCTACTCAGCTTTCAATCTAGGCCCGCCTGTCATCGTCGATCTTGTCAACTTTGAATGCTAGATTGGCAATCCCCTCAAGGTACGCATGGATTGTATCAAGCTCTTCGTTCGAAAACCTGTCGGTTACATGATAATACTGCGTTTGCAACTTTCGCAAATGATTGATGGGTTCGCGAGCGGCCTCCTCGTTAAGGGTGATACAGACGCCCCGGCGATCCCGCGGATTTGGTGCGCGCCGTATATAACCGGCTTTTTCCAATCGATCGAGCAACGCCGTTCCAGAACCAGACGTCAGCCCAAGGTAGGAGTTAATTTCCGTCGGGCTGATTGGTCTGGGGTCAAGCAAGAG
This sequence is a window from Rhizobium sp. ZPR4. Protein-coding genes within it:
- a CDS encoding sulfite exporter TauE/SafE family protein, whose protein sequence is MNALAGGGSFVSLPALMAVGVPSVAANATSTFALFPGGLASCWVYRYGLGDICGVPLRPIAIATFFGGLAGSVLLLWTPSSVFEGILPWLLLIATIMLAIGRRIGPALRKRLRVNLTTIVGLQFLLGIYGGYFGGAVGLMMMAAWSILDDADMKALNPPKTLMVSAANGIAVVVFVFAGAISWRECVPLLLGAAAGGWIGAQIGRRLPAAAIRLGTILLAILTTAIFFLRAYG
- a CDS encoding cyclase family protein; translation: MVRRLIDISVAIDNHTLADPPVMKPLIRYRDHSQGAEDVRMFFPGLQSSDLPDGQEWAIEEVTLTTHNGTHLDAPWHFHSTMDGGSKAIAIDEVPLEWCLQPGIKLDFRHFPDGYVVTSSDVEAELKRIGHQLSPLEIVLVNTAAGAAYGEPGYVAMGCGIGREATLYLLERGIRVTGTDAWSWDAPFIHTAKRYAESQDPTIIWEGHKASREIGYCHLEKLANLDQLPDKGFLVSCFPVKIEGASAGWTRAVAILDA
- a CDS encoding MarR family transcriptional regulator: MHDIFERKEKFLRVGTALQKMARKIEEAFAQTAREQHLHPTDLSCIALLLLDPRPISPTEINSYLGLTSGSGTALLDRLEKAGYIRRAPNPRDRRGVCITLNEEAAREPINHLRKLQTQYYHVTDRFSNEELDTIHAYLEGIANLAFKVDKIDDDRRA